The following coding sequences lie in one Tichowtungia aerotolerans genomic window:
- the adhE gene encoding bifunctional acetaldehyde-CoA/alcohol dehydrogenase, with protein MSIDLTISILPDRNFANPQTGREMMTTTEMKQLDKMIQKVKAAQAAYADFPQEKVDAIFRKAAIAANVARIELAKDAVTETGMGIVEDKVTKNHFASEYIYNKYKCTQTCGVLERDETFGITKVAEPIGIIAGVVPTTNPTSTAIFKALIALKTRNGIIFSPHPRAKVCTAKAAAIVCKAAEEAGAPEGLIACIEEPSVALSNALMSHPDIALILATGGPGMVKAAYSSGTPAVGVGAGNTPAIIDETACIKTAVNSILISKTFDNGVICASEQSVVVVDEVYAEVKAEFKKRGATILTAAQKKKVGATIMVDGHLNAKIVGQPAAKIAELAGIKVNADTKVLIGEASKIGADEPFSYEKLSPVLGLYKASDFADAVVKAEALVAAGGIGHTSVLYTDPLNDDRISEFGAKMKTGRILVNTPSSQGAIGDLYNFKLEPSLTLGCGSWGGNSVSENVGVKHLMNVKTVAERRENMLWYNVPKNIYFKYGCLPVALRDLADCKRALIVTDKPLLELGLVTKVTDALTAVNVDYQVFADVKPDPDLSTIKAGLKMMNGYNPDVIIALGGGSPMDAAKIMWLMYESPETRFEDLAMRFMDIRKRICTFPELGKKAKMVCIPTTSGTGSEVTPFAVVTDDKTGAKYPIADYALTPDMAICDPEFVMGMPKSLTAFGGIDAVTHALEAIVSVISTEFTNPQALEALRLLFKYLPESYETGDRKAREKVHYAATLAGISFANAFLGICHSMAHKLGAAYHLPHGLANALLINEVIKFNATDNPIKQAAFSQYSWPTAKERYARVADYLGLGGDTNDQKVKLLIKAIEELKAKLGIPKSIKDAGVDKTEFYANLDQLAENAFDDQCTGANPRYPLISELKELYTAAYEGK; from the coding sequence ATGTCAATCGATTTAACGATATCGATCCTGCCCGATCGAAATTTTGCAAACCCTCAAACCGGGAGAGAGATGATGACGACGACGGAAATGAAACAACTGGATAAGATGATCCAGAAGGTAAAGGCAGCGCAGGCTGCTTATGCGGACTTCCCGCAGGAAAAGGTGGATGCGATTTTCCGCAAAGCGGCCATCGCAGCCAACGTGGCCCGTATCGAACTGGCCAAGGACGCCGTGACAGAAACCGGCATGGGAATCGTGGAAGACAAGGTGACCAAAAACCACTTCGCTTCTGAGTACATCTACAACAAGTACAAATGCACGCAGACCTGCGGCGTACTCGAACGCGATGAAACCTTCGGGATCACCAAAGTCGCCGAGCCCATCGGAATCATCGCCGGAGTCGTGCCGACCACAAACCCGACGTCGACTGCGATTTTCAAAGCTCTGATCGCGCTGAAAACGCGAAATGGAATTATTTTTTCTCCGCATCCGCGCGCAAAAGTATGCACTGCAAAAGCTGCCGCAATCGTCTGCAAAGCAGCCGAAGAGGCCGGCGCACCGGAAGGGCTGATCGCCTGCATCGAAGAACCGTCTGTCGCATTGAGTAATGCGCTGATGAGTCACCCGGACATCGCGCTGATTCTCGCGACCGGTGGACCGGGTATGGTGAAAGCGGCTTACAGCAGCGGAACTCCCGCTGTGGGGGTCGGCGCCGGGAACACGCCCGCCATCATCGACGAGACCGCCTGCATTAAAACGGCCGTCAACAGCATCCTGATTTCCAAGACCTTTGATAACGGCGTTATCTGCGCATCGGAACAAAGCGTCGTCGTCGTCGATGAAGTTTACGCCGAAGTGAAAGCGGAGTTCAAAAAGCGCGGAGCCACCATCCTGACCGCCGCCCAGAAGAAAAAAGTCGGCGCAACCATTATGGTCGACGGGCACCTCAACGCGAAAATCGTGGGACAACCCGCCGCTAAAATCGCTGAGCTGGCCGGGATCAAAGTCAATGCCGACACCAAAGTGCTCATCGGTGAAGCGAGCAAAATCGGCGCCGACGAACCGTTCAGCTACGAAAAACTCAGCCCGGTTCTGGGCCTGTACAAAGCTTCTGACTTTGCTGACGCCGTCGTCAAAGCCGAAGCGCTGGTGGCCGCGGGCGGGATCGGTCACACCTCGGTACTCTATACCGACCCGCTGAACGACGACCGCATCAGCGAATTCGGCGCCAAAATGAAAACCGGGCGAATTCTGGTCAACACCCCGAGTTCGCAGGGAGCCATCGGTGATTTGTACAACTTTAAACTCGAACCCTCGCTGACTCTCGGTTGCGGAAGCTGGGGCGGCAACAGTGTCAGCGAAAACGTAGGAGTGAAACATCTGATGAATGTGAAAACGGTCGCGGAGCGCCGCGAAAACATGCTGTGGTACAACGTGCCGAAAAACATCTATTTCAAGTACGGCTGCCTGCCGGTCGCTCTGCGCGATCTGGCCGACTGCAAACGTGCCTTGATTGTGACCGACAAGCCGCTGCTGGAACTCGGCCTCGTCACCAAAGTGACCGACGCACTGACGGCCGTTAACGTAGACTATCAGGTCTTTGCAGACGTCAAGCCGGATCCGGATCTGAGCACGATCAAAGCCGGGCTCAAAATGATGAACGGATACAACCCGGACGTCATCATCGCCCTCGGCGGCGGCTCTCCGATGGATGCAGCCAAAATCATGTGGCTGATGTACGAAAGCCCGGAAACCAGGTTCGAAGATCTTGCGATGCGCTTCATGGATATCCGCAAACGCATCTGCACCTTCCCGGAACTGGGCAAAAAGGCCAAAATGGTCTGTATCCCGACCACCAGCGGAACCGGTTCGGAAGTTACGCCGTTCGCCGTCGTCACCGACGACAAGACAGGCGCGAAATATCCGATTGCCGACTACGCCCTGACGCCGGACATGGCCATCTGCGATCCGGAATTCGTGATGGGCATGCCGAAATCTCTGACGGCGTTCGGCGGTATCGATGCGGTCACGCATGCGCTCGAAGCGATCGTCAGCGTGATCAGCACCGAGTTCACCAACCCGCAGGCGCTCGAAGCACTCCGACTGCTCTTCAAATACCTGCCGGAATCCTACGAAACCGGCGATCGCAAAGCGCGCGAAAAAGTGCACTACGCCGCAACGCTGGCCGGCATCAGCTTCGCCAACGCCTTCCTGGGCATCTGCCACAGTATGGCGCACAAACTCGGCGCGGCCTATCACCTGCCGCACGGACTGGCCAATGCGCTGCTGATCAATGAAGTGATCAAGTTCAACGCCACGGACAATCCGATCAAGCAGGCTGCGTTCTCGCAGTACAGCTGGCCGACCGCGAAAGAGCGTTATGCCCGCGTAGCCGACTACCTCGGACTCGGCGGCGACACCAACGACCAGAAGGTGAAACTGCTGATCAAAGCGATCGAGGAGCTGAAAGCCAAACTCGGCATTCCGAAAAGCATCAAGGACGCCGGCGTGGATAAAACGGAGTTCTACGCGAACCTCGATCAGCTCGCAGAAAACGCATTCGATGACCAGTGCACCGGCGCCAACCCGCGCTACCCGCTGATCAGCGAACTGAAAGAACTATATACAGCAGCCTACGAAGGCAAATAA